In the genome of Acidobacteriota bacterium, one region contains:
- a CDS encoding methyltransferase domain-containing protein encodes MDTAGRHIGGREPASSGASPVTVRTRRAHAPLRRFVWYQRLHAWALWKGWPRHERAVEPAKRSLIGRLEGVVVEIGPGSGACLRYYRRGVRWVGIEPNFHAHAYLEARARECGLDARVQEGVAERLPLPDESVDAVVSSLVLCTVGDLDATLREIRRVLKPGGRFVFIEHVAAPAGTWLRRVQRLVRWPQGVIADGCRPDRETWRAIEAAGFSHVVTCHDRLPVPVVGPHIMGLAVK; translated from the coding sequence ATGGACACGGCGGGACGTCACATCGGCGGACGCGAGCCGGCATCGAGCGGCGCGAGCCCCGTCACCGTCCGGACGAGACGGGCGCACGCGCCGCTCAGACGGTTCGTCTGGTATCAGCGCCTCCACGCGTGGGCGCTGTGGAAGGGCTGGCCCCGCCACGAACGGGCCGTCGAGCCCGCCAAGCGTTCGCTGATCGGCCGGCTCGAGGGCGTCGTCGTCGAGATCGGACCCGGTTCCGGGGCGTGCCTGCGGTACTACCGCCGCGGTGTCCGGTGGGTGGGCATCGAGCCCAACTTCCACGCCCACGCGTACCTCGAGGCACGCGCCCGCGAATGCGGACTCGACGCCCGCGTGCAGGAAGGGGTCGCCGAGCGGTTGCCTCTGCCCGACGAGTCGGTCGACGCGGTCGTCAGCTCGCTCGTGCTGTGCACGGTCGGTGACCTCGACGCCACGCTGCGGGAGATCCGTCGCGTGTTGAAGCCTGGCGGCCGGTTCGTGTTCATCGAGCACGTGGCGGCGCCGGCCGGTACCTGGCTGCGTAGGGTGCAGCGCCTCGTGCGGTGGCCCCAGGGCGTCATCGCCGACGGCTGCCGGCCCGATCGCGAGACCTGGCGGGCGATCGAGGCCGCCGGCTTCTCGCACGTCGTGACGTGCCACGATCGGCTGCCGGTGCCCGTCGTCGGCCCGCACATCATGGGCCTGGCGGTGAAGTGA
- the hypC gene encoding HypC/HybG/HupF family hydrogenase formation chaperone has protein sequence MCLGVPGRVVEVNGLMATVDFWGVRRDVRLELVDEPVQPGDYILNHVGFAIRRIPEEDIEGTLALYEELLAEAGAQGDLMADDVRGEMDAARERSHERS, from the coding sequence ATGTGTCTTGGTGTGCCCGGACGCGTCGTCGAGGTCAACGGCCTGATGGCCACGGTCGATTTTTGGGGCGTGCGCCGTGACGTGCGCCTCGAGCTGGTCGACGAACCGGTGCAGCCCGGCGACTACATCCTCAACCACGTCGGGTTCGCGATCCGCCGCATCCCTGAGGAGGACATCGAGGGCACGCTGGCGCTCTACGAGGAACTGCTGGCCGAAGCCGGCGCACAGGGCGACCTGATGGCCGACGACGTGCGGGGCGAGATGGACGCGGCGCGGGAGCGGAGCCATGAACGGTCCTGA
- the nhaC gene encoding Na+/H+ antiporter NhaC: MTTPTGRTPSLAISLVPVAALIGLLAASVAFFGDDSSAGPNQIALMLAAGVAILIGVLHGHPWKSIEKGIVHGISLSLGAIIILLTVGALIGSWILAGIVPTMIYYGLSMLTPAVFFPSACLICALVSICTGSSWTTAGTVGVALIGIGVAQDLNAGLAAGAVVSGAYFGDKMSPLSDTTNLAPAMAGTDLFTHIRHMVWSATPAMVIALALFTTVGMREAAPRDTASVAAIQQALSGSFRLGLHLLLPVLFVIALVIRRMPAFPALFLGSLVGCLFAVAFQPGAVLTYAASPELPAWAGLVKGAWMSLFDGFKLASGNEALDELLSRGGMSSMLTTVWLILSAMMFGAVMETTRMLERIADGILGFVRGTGSLVLATLATSVGMNIVASDQYIAIVIPGRMFRAEYQRRGLAPKNLSRALEGAGTLTSPLVPWNTCGAFMAQTLGVATFAYLPYAFFNLINPVVLAIYGFTGFTMEKIEAGSEQDA; this comes from the coding sequence ATGACCACGCCGACCGGCCGGACCCCGTCCCTCGCAATCTCGCTCGTACCCGTGGCGGCCCTCATCGGCCTGCTCGCGGCGTCGGTGGCGTTCTTCGGCGACGACTCGTCGGCCGGGCCGAACCAGATCGCGCTGATGCTGGCCGCGGGCGTGGCGATCCTCATCGGCGTGCTCCACGGCCATCCCTGGAAGAGCATCGAAAAGGGCATCGTCCACGGCATCTCGCTGTCGCTCGGCGCGATCATCATCCTCCTCACCGTGGGTGCGCTCATCGGGTCGTGGATTCTCGCCGGCATCGTGCCGACGATGATCTACTACGGGCTGTCGATGCTGACGCCGGCCGTCTTCTTCCCGAGTGCGTGCCTCATCTGCGCGCTCGTCTCGATCTGCACCGGCAGCTCGTGGACGACGGCGGGCACGGTCGGCGTCGCGCTCATCGGCATCGGCGTGGCGCAGGACCTCAACGCGGGCCTGGCGGCCGGCGCGGTCGTCTCGGGGGCTTACTTCGGCGACAAGATGTCGCCGCTCTCCGACACGACGAACCTCGCGCCGGCCATGGCGGGCACCGACCTCTTCACGCACATCCGCCACATGGTCTGGTCGGCGACGCCGGCCATGGTCATCGCGCTGGCGCTGTTCACCACCGTGGGCATGCGGGAGGCGGCCCCGCGCGACACGGCCAGCGTTGCCGCCATCCAGCAGGCGCTCTCTGGCAGTTTTCGCCTCGGCCTGCACCTCCTGTTACCGGTGCTGTTCGTGATCGCCCTGGTGATCAGGCGCATGCCGGCGTTCCCGGCGCTCTTCCTCGGCTCGCTCGTCGGCTGCCTCTTCGCGGTCGCCTTCCAGCCAGGCGCAGTGCTGACCTATGCCGCCTCGCCCGAGCTGCCGGCCTGGGCCGGCCTCGTGAAGGGCGCCTGGATGTCGCTGTTCGACGGCTTCAAGCTCGCCTCGGGCAACGAGGCCCTCGACGAGCTGCTGTCGCGCGGCGGCATGTCGAGCATGCTGACGACGGTCTGGCTGATCCTGTCGGCGATGATGTTCGGCGCCGTCATGGAGACGACCAGGATGCTCGAGCGCATCGCCGACGGCATCCTCGGGTTCGTCCGCGGCACCGGCAGCCTCGTCCTCGCGACGCTCGCCACGTCGGTCGGGATGAACATCGTGGCCTCCGACCAGTACATCGCCATCGTCATTCCCGGGCGCATGTTCCGCGCGGAGTACCAGCGACGCGGTCTCGCCCCGAAGAACCTCTCGCGGGCCCTCGAGGGCGCCGGCACGCTGACCTCGCCGCTCGTGCCCTGGAACACCTGCGGCGCCTTCATGGCGCAGACGCTCGGCGTGGCGACCTTCGCGTACCTCCCCTACGCGTTCTTCAACCTGATCAACCCGGTGGTGCTCGCCATCTACGGGTTCACCGGCTTCACGATGGAGAAGATCGAGGCGGGCAGCGAGCAGGACGCCTGA
- a CDS encoding cation:proton antiporter, which translates to MAHGPFLEIALILAIALAVGALGAGLRQPLIVSFIGVGILVGPAALGIVSSHEQIELLASVGIALLLFVVGLKLDVAMIRTVGPVALATGIGQVVFTSVIGFGITLALGFPPLAALYIAVALTFSSTIIIVKLLSDKREIDALHGRIAVGFLIVQDIAVILVMIGLTALGAGMDDESGGRVAAQVVRVGITGVVFLGALVVLMRWGLPQLVARLARSPELLVLFSIAWAVALAALGESLGFSREVGAFLAGVAIASTPYREAVAGRLVTVRDFLLLFFFIDLGARLDLSVLGATVGPSVVLSAFVLIGNPLIVMVIMGAMGYRKRTGFLAGLTVAQISEFSLILGALGLSLGHIDARAMGLITFVGLLTIGLSTYLILYSAPIYERLAPWLGIFERTRPYREGAADTHERPPAVDVILFGLGRYGGGIARHLLRRQKRVLGVDFDPGALRHWREAGIPVVYGDAEDPELFEHLPLDQASWVVSTAPDVDTGRVLLRHLDERGYRGKVAVACRVPEEEDTLRIEGASVILRPFADAAEQAVDALTTAMDDLGAVAEGVPGLRELRLAAGSTWAGRTIAELRIRERFRVTVLAVSRAGQSVLNPAPDHRMFPGDRVILSGEPDGLREAMAHASELDVTGQAEGAQDFAVGEVDLAGHPAWVGQTLAQLELRNRFGVTVAGIKRPGGDIAVPTADSVVHRDDRLVVAGRREDVERLQGPPAG; encoded by the coding sequence ATGGCTCACGGCCCGTTTCTCGAAATCGCCCTCATCCTCGCGATCGCGCTCGCCGTCGGGGCCCTCGGCGCCGGACTGCGGCAGCCGCTCATCGTGTCGTTCATCGGTGTCGGCATCCTCGTGGGCCCGGCGGCGCTCGGCATCGTCTCGAGCCACGAGCAGATTGAGCTGCTCGCCAGTGTCGGCATCGCGTTGCTGCTGTTCGTCGTCGGCCTCAAGCTCGACGTGGCGATGATCCGGACGGTCGGCCCGGTCGCGCTCGCGACGGGCATCGGGCAGGTCGTCTTCACGTCCGTGATCGGCTTCGGCATCACGCTGGCCCTGGGGTTTCCACCGCTTGCGGCGCTCTACATCGCCGTCGCGCTGACGTTCTCGAGCACGATCATCATCGTCAAGCTGCTGTCGGACAAGCGCGAGATCGACGCGCTGCACGGCCGGATCGCGGTGGGATTCCTGATCGTGCAGGACATCGCGGTCATCCTGGTGATGATCGGTCTGACGGCGCTCGGCGCCGGCATGGACGACGAGTCGGGCGGCCGAGTGGCCGCGCAGGTCGTACGGGTCGGCATCACCGGCGTCGTGTTCCTCGGGGCGCTCGTCGTGCTGATGCGCTGGGGCCTGCCGCAGCTCGTCGCCAGGCTGGCGAGATCGCCCGAGCTGCTGGTGCTGTTCTCCATCGCCTGGGCGGTGGCGCTCGCCGCCCTCGGCGAATCGCTCGGGTTCAGTCGCGAGGTCGGCGCGTTCCTCGCCGGCGTCGCCATCGCCTCGACACCCTACCGCGAGGCCGTCGCGGGCCGGCTCGTCACGGTACGTGACTTCCTGTTGCTCTTCTTCTTCATCGACCTGGGCGCGCGGCTCGATCTGTCGGTGCTCGGGGCCACCGTCGGGCCCTCCGTCGTGCTGTCCGCGTTCGTGCTCATCGGCAACCCGCTGATCGTCATGGTCATCATGGGCGCGATGGGCTACCGCAAGCGCACCGGGTTCCTGGCCGGCCTCACCGTGGCCCAGATCTCGGAGTTCTCACTGATCCTCGGGGCGCTCGGTCTCAGTCTCGGGCACATCGACGCGCGGGCGATGGGACTCATCACCTTCGTGGGCCTGCTCACCATCGGCCTGTCCACGTACCTCATCCTGTATTCGGCGCCGATCTACGAGCGCCTCGCACCCTGGCTGGGAATCTTCGAGCGGACCCGGCCCTACCGGGAAGGGGCGGCCGACACCCATGAACGCCCGCCTGCGGTCGACGTCATCCTCTTCGGCCTCGGTCGGTACGGCGGCGGCATCGCCCGCCACCTGTTGCGCCGACAGAAGCGGGTGCTCGGCGTCGATTTCGACCCGGGCGCTCTCAGGCACTGGCGCGAGGCCGGCATCCCCGTGGTGTACGGCGATGCCGAGGACCCGGAGCTCTTCGAGCACCTGCCGCTCGACCAGGCGAGCTGGGTCGTGAGCACGGCGCCCGACGTCGACACCGGACGCGTGCTGCTGCGCCACCTCGACGAGCGTGGGTATCGAGGCAAGGTCGCGGTGGCCTGCCGCGTGCCCGAGGAGGAGGACACGCTGCGGATCGAAGGCGCCTCGGTCATCCTCCGCCCGTTCGCCGACGCCGCCGAGCAGGCAGTCGATGCCTTGACGACGGCCATGGACGACCTGGGAGCCGTCGCCGAGGGCGTACCCGGCCTCAGGGAACTGCGTCTCGCCGCAGGCTCGACATGGGCGGGGCGGACCATCGCCGAGCTGCGGATCCGCGAGCGATTCCGGGTTACCGTGCTCGCCGTGAGCCGCGCCGGGCAGAGCGTGCTCAACCCTGCCCCCGACCATCGGATGTTCCCGGGGGATCGCGTCATTCTGTCGGGCGAACCCGACGGCCTGCGCGAGGCCATGGCGCACGCGTCGGAGCTCGACGTCACGGGTCAGGCCGAGGGGGCGCAAGACTTCGCCGTCGGCGAGGTCGACCTCGCCGGGCACCCGGCGTGGGTCGGGCAGACGCTCGCGCAACTCGAGCTGCGGAATCGTTTCGGCGTCACCGTGGCCGGCATCAAGCGGCCCGGCGGCGACATCGCGGTGCCCACGGCGGACTCCGTCGTGCACCGCGACGACCGGCTGGTCGTCGCGGGTCGCCGCGAGGACGTGGAGCGGCTGCAGGGCCCGCCGGCCGGCTGA
- the hypE gene encoding hydrogenase expression/formation protein HypE: protein MSDVRRPPPPRIDDRITLKYGAGGRAMRALIAGLFARDAAPDDDDRVGLASLDDGAAFRVGDRWLVLTTDSHVVHPIEFPGGDIGRLAVCGTVNDLAMMGATDVLGLTCAVIIEEGFPRETLERLQASVTAACLEAATTIVTGDTKVMGRGEIDGVVFNTAGVAFADRVVRDCGLRPDDRIVVTGTIGDHGMAIMAARHRLALEGDLRSDVAPLNGLVRAALDAAGDGLVAMKDPTRGGVSGVLHEMAGKSGVGIVVDEPALPLRDEVRAAAELVGIDPFLIANEGKAVLAVRPDRVDAVLAALRAHPLGARAAVIGAAVDDFRGSVVLDTGFGRRLLAEPEGELLPRIC, encoded by the coding sequence ATGAGCGACGTCCGGCGCCCGCCGCCCCCGCGCATCGACGACCGCATCACGCTGAAGTACGGCGCCGGAGGGCGCGCGATGCGCGCCCTCATCGCGGGCCTCTTCGCCCGTGACGCGGCCCCCGACGACGACGACCGGGTCGGCCTCGCCTCGCTCGACGACGGGGCGGCCTTCCGGGTGGGCGATCGCTGGCTCGTCCTGACCACCGACTCGCACGTCGTCCATCCCATCGAGTTCCCAGGCGGAGACATCGGCCGCCTCGCCGTCTGCGGCACCGTGAACGACCTCGCGATGATGGGTGCGACCGACGTGCTCGGTCTGACGTGCGCCGTCATCATCGAGGAGGGCTTTCCGCGCGAGACGCTGGAGCGGCTTCAGGCATCGGTCACCGCGGCGTGCCTCGAGGCGGCGACCACCATCGTCACGGGCGACACCAAGGTCATGGGACGGGGCGAGATCGACGGGGTGGTCTTCAACACGGCCGGCGTCGCGTTCGCCGACCGCGTGGTCCGCGATTGCGGCCTGCGCCCCGACGACCGGATCGTCGTCACCGGCACGATCGGCGACCACGGCATGGCCATCATGGCGGCCCGACACCGGCTGGCGCTCGAGGGCGACCTGCGCTCGGACGTCGCACCACTCAACGGGCTCGTGCGCGCGGCGCTCGACGCAGCCGGCGACGGTCTCGTCGCGATGAAGGACCCGACACGCGGCGGCGTCTCGGGCGTGCTCCACGAGATGGCCGGCAAGAGCGGCGTCGGCATCGTCGTCGACGAGCCGGCACTGCCGCTGCGCGACGAGGTCAGGGCCGCCGCCGAGCTCGTCGGCATCGACCCGTTCCTGATCGCCAACGAGGGCAAGGCCGTGCTCGCCGTCCGGCCCGACCGGGTCGACGCGGTCCTCGCCGCCCTGCGTGCCCATCCGCTCGGGGCGCGAGCCGCCGTCATCGGCGCGGCGGTCGACGACTTCCGCGGATCCGTCGTGCTCGACACGGGGTTCGGCCGCCGGCTGCTCGCCGAGCCCGAGGGCGAGCTCCTGCCTCGTATCTGCTGA
- a CDS encoding winged helix-turn-helix domain-containing protein: MADPVVHDRVRLAILTSLASEQPLSFTALRQRLGLTDGNLSVHARRLEEVGYVAASRLGQRPARRTEFRLTPAGRRALLRYAEYLETVVSSIRRLTPPDGPAAP, from the coding sequence CTGGCCGACCCGGTCGTGCACGATCGGGTCCGGCTCGCCATCCTGACGAGCCTGGCCAGCGAGCAGCCCCTGTCCTTTACGGCCCTGAGGCAACGACTGGGGCTCACCGACGGCAACCTGTCGGTGCACGCCCGCCGCCTGGAGGAGGTGGGCTACGTCGCCGCGTCACGCCTCGGCCAGCGGCCCGCGCGCCGGACGGAGTTTCGCCTGACCCCGGCCGGCCGCCGCGCCCTGCTCCGGTACGCGGAGTACCTCGAGACGGTGGTGTCGTCCATTCGCCGGCTCACCCCGCCCGACGGACCCGCCGCGCCCTGA
- a CDS encoding sigma-70 family RNA polymerase sigma factor has translation MAQPDGPGSSEDLLPQVYEELRRLARARLAREAPGLTLQPTALVHEAYLRLAGDGKDRRWDRRGHFFAAAAIAMRRILVERARRVRRLRHGGGQVQVELDPEAPAATSPLDDVLAVDQALDELEQLDARKAHVVMLRYFAGLTVEETADAMGLSAATVKNEWAFARAWLHRVLGPRPDASEVTPE, from the coding sequence ATGGCGCAGCCGGACGGCCCTGGTTCTTCCGAAGATCTCCTGCCGCAGGTCTACGAGGAATTGCGGAGGCTCGCCCGGGCGCGGCTGGCGCGCGAGGCGCCGGGGCTCACGCTGCAGCCCACGGCGCTGGTCCACGAGGCGTACCTCCGGCTGGCTGGCGATGGGAAGGACCGGCGCTGGGATCGCCGGGGCCACTTCTTCGCGGCGGCGGCCATCGCGATGCGACGCATCCTCGTCGAGCGCGCCCGCCGTGTCCGCCGGCTCCGGCACGGCGGGGGCCAGGTGCAGGTCGAGCTCGACCCCGAGGCCCCCGCCGCGACGAGCCCGCTCGACGACGTGCTCGCCGTCGACCAGGCGCTCGATGAGCTCGAGCAGCTCGACGCCCGCAAGGCCCACGTCGTCATGTTGCGGTACTTCGCCGGCCTCACCGTGGAGGAGACCGCCGACGCCATGGGGCTGTCGGCCGCGACCGTGAAGAACGAGTGGGCCTTCGCCCGCGCCTGGCTGCACCGCGTCCTCGGTCCCCGGCCCGACGCTTCGGAGGTGACGCCGGAGTGA
- a CDS encoding TonB-dependent receptor — protein MTSRERVVLGLFMGVLALVGAGRVEGRQVAVRFGGGIVRGIVTSQQQAMPIAAVIVDVLEAASGRIVASARTGEDGRYEVGGLAPGLYTVRATLVGFDPAVTPPVEVTADRPVDVSLDLRVSTFTEIVSVVAPARSTIGGEIEPGERTVSGRLLDVAPLPGDDLQALFTLLPGVVRGPEGRLRLKGDLPSQGAVLVSGVNVGDPVTGDFAFELPNDAVESVEVLGSPYLAEYGRFSAGVATVTTRRAGDTWKYSVNSFVPRPLKRPDETFKFRGLRSFSPRATIGGPLVADRLWLTEAVQYRYVRTPMKSQEGEPTTDLRSLDVFTRLDAHLSTRHTLTGGLVVFPREIEKVNLNTFVTPAATPDFEQRGFQAGVQDNLVLAATTVVESTFSVRKYDVDIERRGGEAMVLTPSGISGSFYNEQTRRTRTVQGVAVLSHAPSSGWFGAHLFRVGIDVSHARYTGTSQSGRVEIRRSDGTLAEVGTFGDLTRQRQESVDLALFVQDRWRVSERLSLDLGLRVDRDGVVDHFNANPRIGVVYSLDRDGRTVARGGLGLFSVRTPYNVAALPTLERPTYASFDRDGRVVVEPVRLDFGLPARLETPSSRVWSVELQHRLSRAVAIKVGHLERDGKDGFYLEPEIERGRIALRNDGRSRYREVEVTARYVPGPRLDLQASYVWSRARGDLNSVDTYYGNFRWPVVRPNAYARTGTDVPHRVLVRGAIVLPWKIDLLPVVELRSGFPWSAVSETQTFVGERNAAGRLPAVRTIDLSISRPVKLMKFRPRVGLRLFNVLGSEASRDVQQNLASPDFGRFYNPIERSIGFVFQFGGT, from the coding sequence ATGACGTCGCGTGAGCGCGTGGTGCTCGGTCTGTTCATGGGCGTGCTGGCGCTCGTCGGCGCGGGACGGGTCGAAGGCCGGCAGGTCGCGGTGAGGTTCGGCGGCGGCATCGTGCGGGGCATCGTCACCTCGCAGCAGCAGGCCATGCCCATCGCCGCCGTGATCGTGGACGTGCTCGAGGCGGCGTCAGGGCGCATCGTGGCGAGCGCCCGCACCGGCGAGGACGGCCGCTACGAGGTCGGCGGGCTGGCGCCGGGCCTTTACACCGTTCGGGCCACGCTCGTCGGCTTCGATCCTGCCGTCACGCCCCCGGTCGAGGTCACGGCCGATCGACCGGTCGACGTCTCGCTCGATCTGCGCGTGTCGACATTCACTGAGATCGTCTCGGTGGTCGCGCCGGCTCGATCGACGATCGGCGGCGAGATCGAGCCTGGCGAGCGGACCGTGTCGGGCCGCCTGCTCGATGTGGCGCCGCTGCCCGGCGACGACCTGCAGGCGCTCTTCACGCTGCTGCCGGGTGTCGTGCGGGGGCCGGAGGGCCGCCTGCGGCTCAAGGGCGACCTGCCGTCACAGGGCGCGGTGCTCGTGAGCGGGGTCAACGTCGGCGATCCGGTGACCGGCGATTTCGCCTTCGAGCTGCCCAACGACGCGGTGGAGTCGGTCGAGGTCCTCGGCAGCCCGTACCTGGCCGAGTACGGGCGGTTCAGCGCTGGTGTGGCCACCGTGACGACTCGTCGCGCCGGTGATACCTGGAAGTACTCGGTGAACAGCTTCGTGCCGCGGCCGCTCAAGCGTCCCGACGAGACGTTCAAGTTCCGCGGGCTCCGCTCGTTCTCACCCCGGGCGACGATCGGTGGACCGCTCGTCGCCGACCGGCTGTGGCTCACCGAGGCGGTCCAGTACCGCTACGTCCGGACGCCGATGAAGAGCCAGGAGGGCGAGCCGACGACCGACCTGCGGAGCCTCGACGTGTTCACGCGGCTCGACGCGCACCTCTCGACCCGTCACACGCTGACCGGCGGGCTCGTGGTGTTCCCGCGCGAGATCGAGAAGGTCAACCTCAACACGTTCGTCACGCCGGCTGCCACCCCTGACTTCGAGCAGCGAGGCTTCCAGGCCGGCGTGCAGGACAACCTCGTGCTGGCGGCCACGACGGTCGTCGAGTCGACGTTCAGCGTGCGCAAGTACGACGTGGACATCGAGCGGCGCGGCGGCGAGGCGATGGTGCTCACGCCGTCGGGTATCTCGGGCAGCTTCTACAACGAGCAGACGCGGCGCACGCGCACGGTGCAGGGCGTCGCCGTGCTCTCTCACGCGCCGTCGTCCGGGTGGTTCGGGGCGCACCTGTTCCGGGTCGGCATCGACGTCTCGCACGCCCGGTATACGGGCACGAGCCAGAGTGGGCGTGTCGAGATCAGGCGCAGTGATGGCACGCTGGCGGAGGTCGGGACCTTCGGCGACCTCACGCGCCAGCGCCAGGAGAGCGTCGACCTGGCGCTCTTCGTCCAGGACCGATGGCGCGTGTCCGAGCGCCTGTCGCTCGACCTGGGGCTTCGCGTCGACCGCGATGGCGTGGTGGACCACTTCAACGCGAACCCGCGCATTGGAGTGGTCTACAGCCTCGATCGCGACGGGCGTACCGTGGCTCGCGGCGGCCTCGGGCTCTTCTCGGTCCGGACGCCCTACAACGTCGCGGCCCTTCCGACGCTCGAGCGGCCGACCTACGCCAGCTTCGATCGTGACGGTCGAGTCGTCGTCGAGCCCGTACGGCTCGACTTCGGATTGCCCGCCCGGCTCGAGACGCCATCGAGCCGGGTGTGGAGCGTCGAGCTCCAGCACCGTCTCTCGCGCGCCGTGGCGATCAAGGTCGGCCACCTCGAGCGTGACGGCAAGGACGGCTTCTACCTGGAGCCCGAGATCGAGCGCGGCCGGATCGCCCTTCGCAACGACGGGCGCAGCCGGTACCGTGAGGTCGAGGTCACGGCGAGGTACGTGCCGGGTCCGCGGCTGGACCTGCAGGCGTCGTACGTCTGGTCGCGCGCCCGTGGCGACCTGAACTCCGTCGACACGTACTACGGCAACTTCCGCTGGCCCGTCGTCCGTCCCAACGCGTACGCGCGGACGGGCACCGACGTGCCGCACCGGGTTCTCGTGCGCGGCGCCATCGTGCTGCCATGGAAGATCGACCTGCTGCCCGTCGTCGAGCTGCGCAGCGGCTTCCCCTGGTCGGCCGTCAGCGAGACCCAGACCTTCGTGGGCGAGCGCAACGCCGCCGGCCGGCTGCCCGCCGTCCGTACGATCGATCTGTCGATTTCCCGCCCGGTGAAGCTGATGAAGTTCCGCCCGCGGGTGGGGCTCCGCCTCTTCAACGTGCTCGGCAGCGAGGCCTCGCGCGACGTGCAGCAGAATCTCGCGTCACCGGACTTCGGGCGCTTTTACAACCCCATCGAGCGATCGATTGGCTTCGTGTTCCAGTTCGGCGGGACGTGA
- the hypD gene encoding hydrogenase formation protein HypD — protein sequence MNGPDVAAAVRQLKFRDPTRAERLVRTLARTVAQIDHAPVTVMHVCGSHEQAIAKFGLRAVLPKGLDVIMGPGCPVCITDMPEVDEAVDLAARGARVATYGDMMRVPGTTRSLADVQADGGRVHVVYSVAQAVDLARQTTDEVVFFATGFETTAVATAAVVLGELPPNFSVLSAHKYVPPAMELVAALPDTRIEGFLAAGHAAIITGWKLFEPLAARHSAPVVVAGFEPLDILAALVRLVELVRDRQPVVVNMYPRCVSAEGNLNAQQQLWKVFRLAGGQWRGIAWVPDGNLELRPDWAHVDARVRFGLGARRAGGAGEAATECICGEIMIGRASPTDCSLFGTTCLPEAPVGACMVSSEGTCRIWHQYGGHPNLAGTAR from the coding sequence ATGAACGGTCCTGACGTCGCCGCGGCGGTCAGGCAGCTCAAGTTCCGCGACCCGACGCGGGCCGAGCGGCTCGTGCGGACGCTCGCGCGGACGGTGGCCCAGATCGACCATGCTCCCGTGACCGTCATGCACGTCTGCGGCAGCCACGAGCAGGCCATCGCCAAGTTCGGCCTGCGGGCCGTCCTGCCGAAGGGGCTCGACGTCATCATGGGGCCCGGCTGCCCGGTGTGCATCACCGACATGCCGGAGGTCGACGAGGCGGTGGATCTGGCCGCGCGCGGCGCGCGCGTGGCCACCTATGGCGACATGATGCGCGTCCCCGGCACGACCCGCTCCCTGGCCGACGTGCAGGCCGACGGCGGACGGGTGCACGTCGTCTACAGCGTGGCGCAGGCGGTCGACCTCGCCCGCCAGACCACCGACGAGGTCGTCTTCTTCGCCACCGGCTTCGAGACCACGGCGGTGGCGACGGCGGCCGTCGTGCTGGGCGAGCTGCCGCCCAACTTCTCGGTGCTCTCGGCCCACAAGTACGTGCCGCCGGCCATGGAGCTCGTGGCGGCGCTGCCCGACACGCGCATCGAGGGCTTTCTGGCCGCGGGCCATGCGGCGATCATCACCGGCTGGAAGCTGTTCGAGCCGCTCGCGGCCCGCCACTCGGCCCCGGTCGTCGTCGCCGGCTTCGAGCCGCTCGACATCCTCGCCGCGCTCGTCCGCCTCGTCGAGCTCGTCCGCGATCGCCAGCCGGTGGTCGTCAACATGTACCCCCGCTGCGTGTCCGCGGAGGGCAACCTGAACGCCCAGCAGCAGCTCTGGAAGGTGTTCCGGCTCGCCGGCGGCCAGTGGCGGGGCATCGCGTGGGTCCCCGACGGCAACCTGGAGCTCCGGCCGGACTGGGCGCACGTCGACGCGCGCGTCCGCTTCGGGCTGGGTGCGCGCCGTGCAGGTGGCGCCGGCGAGGCCGCGACCGAGTGCATCTGCGGCGAGATCATGATCGGCCGGGCCTCGCCCACCGACTGCTCGCTCTTCGGCACGACGTGCCTGCCCGAGGCGCCCGTCGGCGCCTGCATGGTGAGCAGCGAGGGCACCTGCCGCATCTGGCATCAGTACGGCGGCCATCCGAACCTGGCCGGGACCGCCCGATGA